A DNA window from Rhinolophus sinicus isolate RSC01 linkage group LG10, ASM3656204v1, whole genome shotgun sequence contains the following coding sequences:
- the CTNNB1 gene encoding catenin beta-1 isoform X2, which yields MELDMAMEPDRKAAVSHWQQQSYLDSGIHSGATTTAPSLSGKGNPEEEDVDTTQQVLYEWEQGFSQSFTQEQVADIDGQYAMTRAQRVRAAMFPETLDEGMQIPSTQFDAAHPTNVQRLAEPSQMLKHAVVNLINYQDDAELATRAIPELTKLLNDEDQVVVNKAAVMVHQLSKKEASRHAIMRSPQMVSAIVRTMQNTNDVETARCTAGTLHNLSHHREGLLAIFKSGGIPALVKMLGSPVDSVLFYAITTLHNLLLHQEGAKMAVRLAGGLQKMVALLNKTNVKFLAITTDCLQILAYGNQESKLIILASGGPQALVNIMRTYTYEKLLWTTSRVLKVLSVCSSNKPAIVEAGGMQALGLHLTDPSQRLVQNCLWTLRNLSDAATKQEGMEGLLGTLVQLLGSDDINVVTCAAGILSNLTCNNYKNKMMVCQVGGIEALVRTVLRAGDREDITEPAICALRHLTSRHQEAEMAQNAVRLHYGLPVVVKLLHPPSHWPLIKATVGLIRNLALCPANHAPLREQGAIPRLVQLLVRAHQDTQRRTSMGGTQQQFVEGVRMEEIVEGCTGALHILARDVHNRIVIRGLNTIPLFVQLLYSPIENIQRVAAGVLCELAQDKEAAEAIEAEGATAPLTELLHSRNEGVATYAAAVLFRMSEDKPQDYKKRLSVELTSSLFRTEPMAWNETADLGLDIGAQGEPLGYRQDDPSYRSFHSGGYGQDALGMDPMMEHEMGGHHPGADYPVDGLPDLGHAQDLMDGLPPGDSNQLAWFDTDL from the exons ATGGAGCTGGACATGGCCATGGAGCCAGACAGAAAAGCAGCTGTTAGTCATTGGCAGCAGCAGTCTTACCTGGACTCTGGAATCCATTCTGGTGCCACCACCACAGCGCCTTCTCTGAGTGGTAAAGGCAATCCTGAGGAAGAGGATGTGGATACCACCCAGCAAGTCCTGTACGAGTGGGAACAGGGGTTTTCACAGTCCTTCACTCAAGAGCAAGTAGCTG ATATTGATGGACAGTATGCAATGACTCGAGCTCAGAGGGTACGCGCGGCGATGTTCCCTGAGACATTAGATGAGGGCATGCAGATCCCATCTACACAGTTTGATGCCGCTCATCCCACTAATGTCCAACGTTTGGCTGAACCATCACAGATGCTAAAACATGCAGTTGTCAATTTGATTAACTATCAAGATGATGCAGAACTTGCCACACGTGCAATCCCTGAACTGACCAAACTGCTAAATGATGAGGACCAG GTGGTGGTTAATAAGGCTGCAGTTATGGTCCATCAACTTTCTAAAAAGGAAGCTTCCAGACACGCCATCATGCGTTCCCCTCAGATGGTGTCTGCTATTGTACGTACCATGCAGAATACAAATGATGTGGAAACAGCTCGCTGTACTGCTGGGACCTTGCACAATCTGTCCCATCATCGTGAGGGCTTGCTGGCCATCTTTAAGTCTGGGGGCATTCCTGCCCTGGTGAAGATGCTTGG ttCACCGGTGGATTCCGTATTGTTTTATGCCATTACAACTCTCCACAACCTTTTATTGCATCAAGAAGGAGCTAAAATGGCAGTGCGTTTGGCTGGCGGGCTGCAGAAAATGGTTGCCTTGCTcaacaaaacaaatgttaaattctTGGCTATCACAACAGACTGCCTTCAGATTTTAGCTTACGGCAATCAAGAAAGCAAG CTGATCATTCTGGCGAGTGGTGGGCCTCAGGCGCTAGTAAACATCATGAGGACCTACACTTACGAGAAGCTGCTGTGGACCACGAGCAGGGTGCTGAAGGTGCTGTCCGTCTGCTCGAGCAACAAGCCGGCTATTGTAGAAGCGG GTGGAATGCAAGCGTTAGGACTTCATCTGACAGATCCAAGTCAGCGTCTTGTTCAGAACTGTCTTTGGACTCTTAGGAATCTTTCAGATGCTGCAACTAAACAG GAAGGGATGGAAGGTCTGCTTGGGACCCTTGTCCAGCTGCTGGGCTCAGATGATATCAACGTGGTCACCTGTGCAGCCGGAATTCTGTCTAATCTCACTTGCAATAATTATAAGAACAAGATGATGGTGTGCCAAGTCGGTGGTATAGAGGCGCTGGTGCGTACTGTCCTTCGTGCTGGTGACAGGGAGGACATCACTGAGCCTGCCATCTGTGCCCTTCGTCATCTGACCAGCCGACACCAGGAAGCAGAGATGGCCCAGAATGCCGTTCGCCTCCACTATGGACTGCCGGTTGTGGTTAAACTCCTGCACCCACCATCCCATTGGCCTCTGATAAAG GCTACCGTTGGATTGATTCGAAATCTTGCCCTTTGTCCAGCAAATCATGCACCTCTGCGTGAGCAGGGTGCCATCCCACGGCTAGTTCAGCTGCTGGTTCGTGCACATCAGGATACTCAGCGCCGTACATCTATGGGCGGAACCCAGCAGCAGTTTGTG GAGGGCGTCCGCATGGAGGAAATAGTTGAAGGCTGCACTGGGGCTCTTCACATCCTCGCTCGGGATGTTCACAACCGAATCGTGATCAGAGGACTCAACACCATCCCATTGTTTGTGCAG CTGCTTTATTCTCCCATTGAAAATATCCAGAGAGTAGCAGCAGGGGTCCTGTGTGAACTGGCGCAGGACAAGGAGGCCGCAGAAGCCATTGAGGCCGAGGGGGCCACCGCTCCACTCACAGAGCTGCTGCACTCGAGGAATGAAGGTGTGG CAACATACGCAGCTGCTGTTCTGTTCCGAATGTCTGAGGACAAACCACAGGATTATAAGAAACGGCTTTCTGTTGAGCTGACCAGTTCTCTCTTCAGAACGGAGCCCATGGCTTGGAATGAG ACCGCTGACCTTGGACTTGATATCGGCGCCCAGGGAGAGCCCCTTGGATATCGCCAGGATG ACCCCAGCTATCGTTCTTTTCACTCTGGTGGATACGGCCAAGATGCCTTGGGTATGGACCCCATGATGGAGCATGAGATGGGTGGCCACCACCCTGGTGCTGACTATCCAGTTGATGGGCTGCCAGACCTGGGGCATGCCCAGGACCTCATGGATGGGCTGCCGCCAGGTGACAGCAATCAGCTGGCCTGGTTTGATACTGACCTGTAA
- the CTNNB1 gene encoding catenin beta-1 isoform X1, with translation MATQADLMELDMAMEPDRKAAVSHWQQQSYLDSGIHSGATTTAPSLSGKGNPEEEDVDTTQQVLYEWEQGFSQSFTQEQVADIDGQYAMTRAQRVRAAMFPETLDEGMQIPSTQFDAAHPTNVQRLAEPSQMLKHAVVNLINYQDDAELATRAIPELTKLLNDEDQVVVNKAAVMVHQLSKKEASRHAIMRSPQMVSAIVRTMQNTNDVETARCTAGTLHNLSHHREGLLAIFKSGGIPALVKMLGSPVDSVLFYAITTLHNLLLHQEGAKMAVRLAGGLQKMVALLNKTNVKFLAITTDCLQILAYGNQESKLIILASGGPQALVNIMRTYTYEKLLWTTSRVLKVLSVCSSNKPAIVEAGGMQALGLHLTDPSQRLVQNCLWTLRNLSDAATKQEGMEGLLGTLVQLLGSDDINVVTCAAGILSNLTCNNYKNKMMVCQVGGIEALVRTVLRAGDREDITEPAICALRHLTSRHQEAEMAQNAVRLHYGLPVVVKLLHPPSHWPLIKATVGLIRNLALCPANHAPLREQGAIPRLVQLLVRAHQDTQRRTSMGGTQQQFVEGVRMEEIVEGCTGALHILARDVHNRIVIRGLNTIPLFVQLLYSPIENIQRVAAGVLCELAQDKEAAEAIEAEGATAPLTELLHSRNEGVATYAAAVLFRMSEDKPQDYKKRLSVELTSSLFRTEPMAWNETADLGLDIGAQGEPLGYRQDDPSYRSFHSGGYGQDALGMDPMMEHEMGGHHPGADYPVDGLPDLGHAQDLMDGLPPGDSNQLAWFDTDL, from the exons ATGGCAACCCAAG CTGATTTGATGGAGCTGGACATGGCCATGGAGCCAGACAGAAAAGCAGCTGTTAGTCATTGGCAGCAGCAGTCTTACCTGGACTCTGGAATCCATTCTGGTGCCACCACCACAGCGCCTTCTCTGAGTGGTAAAGGCAATCCTGAGGAAGAGGATGTGGATACCACCCAGCAAGTCCTGTACGAGTGGGAACAGGGGTTTTCACAGTCCTTCACTCAAGAGCAAGTAGCTG ATATTGATGGACAGTATGCAATGACTCGAGCTCAGAGGGTACGCGCGGCGATGTTCCCTGAGACATTAGATGAGGGCATGCAGATCCCATCTACACAGTTTGATGCCGCTCATCCCACTAATGTCCAACGTTTGGCTGAACCATCACAGATGCTAAAACATGCAGTTGTCAATTTGATTAACTATCAAGATGATGCAGAACTTGCCACACGTGCAATCCCTGAACTGACCAAACTGCTAAATGATGAGGACCAG GTGGTGGTTAATAAGGCTGCAGTTATGGTCCATCAACTTTCTAAAAAGGAAGCTTCCAGACACGCCATCATGCGTTCCCCTCAGATGGTGTCTGCTATTGTACGTACCATGCAGAATACAAATGATGTGGAAACAGCTCGCTGTACTGCTGGGACCTTGCACAATCTGTCCCATCATCGTGAGGGCTTGCTGGCCATCTTTAAGTCTGGGGGCATTCCTGCCCTGGTGAAGATGCTTGG ttCACCGGTGGATTCCGTATTGTTTTATGCCATTACAACTCTCCACAACCTTTTATTGCATCAAGAAGGAGCTAAAATGGCAGTGCGTTTGGCTGGCGGGCTGCAGAAAATGGTTGCCTTGCTcaacaaaacaaatgttaaattctTGGCTATCACAACAGACTGCCTTCAGATTTTAGCTTACGGCAATCAAGAAAGCAAG CTGATCATTCTGGCGAGTGGTGGGCCTCAGGCGCTAGTAAACATCATGAGGACCTACACTTACGAGAAGCTGCTGTGGACCACGAGCAGGGTGCTGAAGGTGCTGTCCGTCTGCTCGAGCAACAAGCCGGCTATTGTAGAAGCGG GTGGAATGCAAGCGTTAGGACTTCATCTGACAGATCCAAGTCAGCGTCTTGTTCAGAACTGTCTTTGGACTCTTAGGAATCTTTCAGATGCTGCAACTAAACAG GAAGGGATGGAAGGTCTGCTTGGGACCCTTGTCCAGCTGCTGGGCTCAGATGATATCAACGTGGTCACCTGTGCAGCCGGAATTCTGTCTAATCTCACTTGCAATAATTATAAGAACAAGATGATGGTGTGCCAAGTCGGTGGTATAGAGGCGCTGGTGCGTACTGTCCTTCGTGCTGGTGACAGGGAGGACATCACTGAGCCTGCCATCTGTGCCCTTCGTCATCTGACCAGCCGACACCAGGAAGCAGAGATGGCCCAGAATGCCGTTCGCCTCCACTATGGACTGCCGGTTGTGGTTAAACTCCTGCACCCACCATCCCATTGGCCTCTGATAAAG GCTACCGTTGGATTGATTCGAAATCTTGCCCTTTGTCCAGCAAATCATGCACCTCTGCGTGAGCAGGGTGCCATCCCACGGCTAGTTCAGCTGCTGGTTCGTGCACATCAGGATACTCAGCGCCGTACATCTATGGGCGGAACCCAGCAGCAGTTTGTG GAGGGCGTCCGCATGGAGGAAATAGTTGAAGGCTGCACTGGGGCTCTTCACATCCTCGCTCGGGATGTTCACAACCGAATCGTGATCAGAGGACTCAACACCATCCCATTGTTTGTGCAG CTGCTTTATTCTCCCATTGAAAATATCCAGAGAGTAGCAGCAGGGGTCCTGTGTGAACTGGCGCAGGACAAGGAGGCCGCAGAAGCCATTGAGGCCGAGGGGGCCACCGCTCCACTCACAGAGCTGCTGCACTCGAGGAATGAAGGTGTGG CAACATACGCAGCTGCTGTTCTGTTCCGAATGTCTGAGGACAAACCACAGGATTATAAGAAACGGCTTTCTGTTGAGCTGACCAGTTCTCTCTTCAGAACGGAGCCCATGGCTTGGAATGAG ACCGCTGACCTTGGACTTGATATCGGCGCCCAGGGAGAGCCCCTTGGATATCGCCAGGATG ACCCCAGCTATCGTTCTTTTCACTCTGGTGGATACGGCCAAGATGCCTTGGGTATGGACCCCATGATGGAGCATGAGATGGGTGGCCACCACCCTGGTGCTGACTATCCAGTTGATGGGCTGCCAGACCTGGGGCATGCCCAGGACCTCATGGATGGGCTGCCGCCAGGTGACAGCAATCAGCTGGCCTGGTTTGATACTGACCTGTAA